One region of Polaribacter pectinis genomic DNA includes:
- a CDS encoding response regulator transcription factor: protein MGSKKILLVEDDPNFGTVLKDYLALNDYNVTHAKDGIEGLIMFKNSDYDLCILDVMMPRKDGFSLAQDIRVTNKEVPIIFLTAKTLKEDVLRGYSVGADDYLNKPFDSEVLLHKIKAILQRKETDKTAESEQFEFNVGGFFFNSKLRHLSIGEDGEPIKLSPKESKLLRMLAIHKNDLMPRELALTKIWRDDNYFTSRSMDVYIAKLRKYLKDDENVEILNIHGEGFRLVDKT, encoded by the coding sequence ATGGGAAGTAAAAAAATTTTATTAGTTGAAGACGATCCAAATTTTGGAACGGTTCTAAAAGATTATTTAGCGTTAAATGATTACAATGTAACACACGCAAAAGACGGTATAGAAGGTTTAATAATGTTTAAAAACAGCGATTATGATTTGTGTATTTTAGACGTTATGATGCCTCGTAAAGACGGTTTTTCTCTTGCGCAAGACATTAGAGTAACAAACAAAGAAGTGCCAATTATTTTCTTAACTGCAAAAACTTTAAAAGAAGATGTTTTAAGAGGATATTCTGTTGGTGCAGATGATTATTTAAATAAACCTTTCGATTCGGAAGTTTTATTACACAAAATTAAAGCAATTTTACAACGTAAAGAAACAGATAAAACTGCAGAATCTGAACAATTTGAGTTTAACGTTGGTGGTTTTTTCTTCAATTCTAAATTACGTCATTTATCTATTGGCGAAGATGGAGAACCAATTAAATTATCTCCAAAAGAGAGTAAATTGTTACGTATGTTAGCAATTCATAAAAACGATTTAATGCCAAGAGAATTAGCATTAACAAAAATATGGAGAGATGATAACTATTTTACATCTAGAAGTATGGATGTATATATTGCAAAATTACGTAAGTATTTAAAAGATGATGAGAATGTTGAGATTTTAAATATTCATGGTGAAGGTTTTAGATTGGTGGATAAAACCTAA
- the yajC gene encoding preprotein translocase subunit YajC — protein MFQTIFLQGDASSLMSMLPFLAMILVLYFFMIRPQMNRQKKEKSFQAEIKKGAKVVTTSGIHGKIVEINSADNTITIETGAGKIKFERSAISMELSKKYLAPAKS, from the coding sequence ATGTTTCAAACAATATTCTTACAAGGAGATGCTAGTAGTTTAATGAGTATGTTGCCTTTTTTAGCAATGATTTTAGTCTTATATTTTTTTATGATAAGACCACAAATGAATCGTCAGAAAAAAGAAAAATCTTTTCAGGCAGAAATTAAAAAAGGAGCAAAAGTGGTTACTACTAGTGGTATTCATGGTAAAATTGTAGAAATTAATTCTGCAGATAATACAATAACTATAGAAACTGGAGCTGGTAAAATTAAATTTGAACGTTCTGCAATTTCTATGGAATTAAGTAAAAAATATTTAGCACCTGCTAAAAGTTAA
- a CDS encoding glycosyltransferase family 2 protein: MKTAIVILNWNGQKLLEQFLPSVVNFSLNEAEVYVADNASTDTSISYIKEFFPTVNIVENLINGGYAKGYNDALQSIDADIYCLLNSDIEVTENWLKPVLNVFKTDEKTAIIQPKLLDFKDKKKFEYAGAGGGFVDLYGYPYCRGRLFNELETDKGQFNDVSEIFWASGACLFVRSKVFHQIGGFDEDYFAHQEEIDLCWRTQNIGYKVKYVGTSKVYHVGGATLQETNPHKTYLNFRNSLLNVVKNVPKKWFLFVVFSRLILDGIAGLKFIVELRPIHTWAILKAHLSFYKNFFKFLGKRRKLQKKQDYNLHTSIVWQYFALGRKKFEDLK, from the coding sequence TTGAAAACAGCAATCGTCATATTAAATTGGAATGGGCAAAAACTATTAGAACAGTTTTTACCATCTGTTGTAAATTTTAGTTTAAACGAAGCTGAAGTTTATGTTGCAGACAATGCTTCTACAGATACTTCTATTTCTTATATAAAAGAGTTTTTTCCTACAGTAAACATTGTAGAAAACCTAATTAATGGAGGATATGCAAAAGGTTATAATGATGCATTGCAATCTATTGATGCAGATATTTATTGTTTATTAAATTCGGATATTGAAGTAACTGAAAACTGGCTAAAACCTGTTTTAAATGTTTTTAAGACTGATGAAAAAACAGCTATTATTCAACCTAAATTATTAGATTTTAAAGACAAAAAAAAGTTCGAATATGCTGGTGCTGGTGGTGGATTTGTAGATTTATATGGTTATCCCTATTGCCGTGGAAGACTTTTTAATGAATTAGAAACAGACAAAGGTCAATTTAATGATGTTTCAGAAATTTTTTGGGCTTCTGGTGCTTGTTTATTTGTTCGTTCTAAAGTGTTTCATCAAATAGGTGGTTTTGACGAGGATTATTTTGCGCATCAAGAAGAAATTGATTTATGTTGGAGAACGCAAAATATTGGTTACAAAGTAAAATACGTTGGAACTTCTAAAGTTTATCATGTTGGCGGAGCAACTTTACAAGAAACAAATCCTCATAAAACTTATTTAAACTTTAGAAACAGTTTATTAAATGTAGTAAAAAATGTACCTAAAAAATGGTTTCTATTTGTGGTTTTTTCGCGTTTAATTTTAGATGGAATTGCTGGATTAAAATTTATTGTAGAATTAAGACCAATTCATACTTGGGCAATTTTAAAAGCGCATTTAAGTTTTTATAAAAATTTCTTTAAATTTTTAGGAAAGCGCAGAAAACTTCAGAAAAAACAAGATTACAACTTACATACGAGTATTGTTTGGCAATATTTTGCTTTAGGTAGAAAGAAATTTGAGGATTTAAAATAA
- a CDS encoding ABC transporter ATP-binding protein: MKELRYINKYFSKYKWRIIAGLLITVLSKILALKVPQIIRNSLNVVEDYQNGIVTNLEEVKHQLLINVLLIIGVALVAGFFTFLMRQTIIVTSRLIEFDLKNEIYQQYQRLSLNFYKKNRTGDLMNRISEDVSKVRMYVGPAIMYSMNIIVLFAVGFTQMISVDVKLTMYTLIPFPLLSICIFILSKVIHKRSTIVQQYLSKLTTFNQEFFSGINVVKSYGIEASIIKDFDEIADKSKDKNIHLHQANALFFPLMILLIGISNLLVVYIGGQQYINGEIQIGTIIEFMLYVNILTWPVAVVGWVTSMVQQAEASQLRINEFLQQVPEIQNTNNQPTELEGNVTFKDVTFTYDDTNITALKNINFSVKAGETMAILGNTGSGKSTIIELISRLYDTKEGTIFLDNIPIKEANLNDVRNQIGFVPQDPFLFSDTIGNNIKFGKEDATEEEIISAAKNAVVHDNIIDFANGYQTILGERGVTLSGGQKQRVSIARAIIKNPKILIFDDCLSAVDTETEEKILSNLEKVSKNKTTFIISHRVSSAKNADKIIVLDDGKIIQQGTHNQLITENGYYKDLYDQQLLEKEI, encoded by the coding sequence TTGAAAGAATTAAGATACATAAATAAATACTTTTCTAAATATAAATGGCGAATTATAGCTGGGTTGTTAATTACAGTTTTGTCTAAAATTTTAGCACTTAAAGTTCCACAAATTATAAGAAATTCTCTGAATGTAGTTGAAGATTACCAAAACGGAATTGTAACAAATTTAGAGGAAGTAAAACATCAGCTTTTAATAAATGTTTTACTTATTATTGGTGTTGCATTGGTTGCAGGTTTTTTTACTTTTTTAATGAGACAAACTATTATTGTTACTTCTAGGTTGATTGAATTCGATTTAAAAAACGAAATTTATCAGCAATACCAAAGATTATCACTTAATTTTTATAAAAAAAACAGAACAGGAGATTTAATGAATAGAATCTCGGAAGATGTTTCTAAAGTTAGAATGTATGTAGGACCAGCAATAATGTATAGTATGAACATTATTGTTCTTTTTGCTGTTGGTTTTACGCAAATGATTAGTGTAGATGTTAAATTAACAATGTACACGCTTATTCCTTTTCCGTTATTGTCTATTTGTATATTTATATTGAGTAAAGTTATTCATAAGAGAAGTACCATTGTTCAGCAATATTTATCTAAACTAACCACTTTTAATCAAGAATTTTTCTCTGGAATTAATGTGGTAAAATCTTACGGAATAGAAGCTTCAATTATAAAAGATTTCGATGAAATTGCCGATAAAAGCAAGGACAAAAACATTCATTTACACCAAGCCAATGCATTATTTTTTCCGTTAATGATTTTATTAATTGGAATTAGTAATTTACTTGTAGTTTACATTGGTGGTCAACAATATATTAATGGCGAAATTCAAATAGGAACCATTATAGAATTTATGCTGTATGTAAATATTCTTACTTGGCCAGTTGCTGTAGTTGGCTGGGTAACTTCTATGGTGCAACAAGCAGAAGCTTCTCAATTAAGAATTAATGAGTTTTTACAACAAGTACCAGAAATTCAAAATACTAATAATCAACCAACAGAATTAGAAGGGAATGTTACTTTTAAAGACGTTACTTTTACTTATGATGATACAAATATTACCGCTTTAAAAAACATTAATTTTTCTGTAAAAGCAGGAGAAACAATGGCAATTTTAGGGAATACAGGTTCAGGAAAATCTACTATAATAGAACTAATTTCCAGATTATATGACACAAAAGAAGGAACTATTTTTCTAGACAATATACCAATAAAAGAAGCTAATTTAAATGATGTTAGAAATCAGATTGGTTTTGTTCCACAAGATCCTTTTTTATTTTCTGATACTATTGGTAACAATATAAAATTTGGTAAAGAAGATGCAACTGAAGAAGAAATTATAAGTGCAGCAAAAAATGCGGTTGTACATGATAATATTATTGATTTTGCTAACGGTTACCAAACCATATTAGGTGAGCGTGGTGTGACACTTTCTGGCGGACAAAAACAGCGTGTTTCTATTGCTAGAGCAATTATAAAGAATCCTAAAATATTAATTTTTGATGATTGTTTGTCTGCTGTAGATACTGAAACCGAAGAAAAAATCTTATCTAATTTAGAAAAAGTATCTAAAAACAAGACTACCTTTATTATTAGTCATAGAGTTTCATCTGCTAAAAATGCCGATAAAATTATTGTTTTAGATGATGGTAAAATCATACAACAAGGAACTCACAATCAGTTAATAACAGAAAACGGATATTACAAAGATTTATACGATCAGCAACTTTTAGAAAAAGAAATTTAA
- a CDS encoding L-threonylcarbamoyladenylate synthase, with protein sequence MADFIKIYNENPNQKEIDKVVKVLQNGGLVIYPTDTVYGLGCDITNTKALEKIAKIKGLKLDKANFSFVCNDLSHLSDYVKQIDSPTFKLLKRALPGPYTFILPGSNNLPKAFKKRKTVGIRIPDNNIARCLVKALGNPIVSTSIHDEDDILEYTTDPELIFEKWNKLVDVVIDGGFGDNYASTVIDLTDNYPEVIREGKGSLNIL encoded by the coding sequence ATGGCAGATTTCATTAAAATTTACAACGAGAATCCCAATCAAAAAGAGATAGATAAAGTTGTAAAAGTATTACAAAATGGTGGATTGGTAATCTATCCTACAGATACTGTTTATGGTTTAGGTTGCGATATTACCAATACAAAAGCGCTCGAAAAGATTGCCAAAATAAAAGGATTAAAGCTAGATAAAGCTAATTTTTCTTTTGTTTGTAATGATTTGAGTCATTTGTCAGATTATGTAAAACAAATAGACTCGCCAACTTTTAAACTATTAAAAAGAGCATTACCAGGACCATACACTTTTATTTTACCAGGAAGTAATAATTTACCAAAAGCATTCAAAAAAAGAAAAACAGTTGGAATTCGAATTCCAGATAATAATATTGCACGTTGTTTAGTAAAAGCTTTAGGAAACCCAATTGTGTCTACGTCTATACATGATGAAGATGATATTTTAGAATATACAACAGATCCAGAATTAATTTTCGAAAAATGGAATAAATTAGTTGATGTTGTAATTGATGGTGGTTTTGGAGACAATTATGCTTCTACAGTTATCGATTTAACAGATAATTATCCAGAAGTAATTAGAGAAGGAAAAGGGAGTTTAAATATACTTTAA
- a CDS encoding type I restriction enzyme HsdR N-terminal domain-containing protein — protein sequence MQKLNLPNYKFRLKSNENKTLIFDNLRKKYMVLTPEEWVRQHFVQFLIDEKKYPVSLIALEKQLIINNRKKRTDILVFNKEGNHDIIVECKAPQIKITQDTFDQIARYNLKLKANYLIVTNGLEHFYCKMDFENETYVFLKEIPDYI from the coding sequence ATGCAAAAATTGAATCTACCAAACTATAAATTCAGACTCAAAAGTAACGAAAATAAGACGCTTATTTTTGATAATTTGAGAAAAAAATATATGGTATTAACTCCAGAAGAATGGGTTCGTCAGCATTTTGTGCAGTTTTTAATTGATGAAAAAAAATATCCTGTTTCCTTAATTGCATTAGAAAAACAGTTGATTATTAACAATCGAAAAAAAAGAACGGATATTTTGGTCTTTAATAAAGAAGGAAATCATGATATTATTGTAGAATGTAAAGCACCACAAATAAAAATAACTCAAGATACTTTCGACCAAATTGCCCGTTATAATTTAAAACTAAAAGCCAATTATTTAATTGTTACCAATGGTTTAGAGCATTTTTACTGCAAAATGGATTTTGAAAATGAAACCTACGTTTTCTTAAAAGAAATTCCTGATTATATATAG
- a CDS encoding DUF1573 domain-containing protein: MKKITLLFAFLISAVVFTSCKDNGNASTKINKANLDNAKTRDLEIKKGTASISFDSNEYDFGTVNEGDIVETVFKVTNSGKTDLVITNAQPSCGCTVPVWPKAPIKPGETGDIQVKFNTSGKPNRQMKTITLSTNTESGREVLTLKGSVTPKAK, from the coding sequence ATGAAAAAAATAACTTTATTATTCGCTTTTTTAATTTCGGCTGTTGTATTTACTTCTTGTAAAGATAATGGAAATGCATCTACAAAAATTAACAAAGCAAATTTAGACAATGCAAAAACTAGAGATTTAGAAATTAAAAAAGGAACAGCATCTATTTCTTTTGATTCTAATGAATATGATTTTGGTACTGTAAACGAAGGAGATATTGTTGAAACCGTTTTTAAAGTTACCAACTCTGGTAAAACAGATTTAGTAATTACAAACGCACAACCTTCATGTGGTTGTACAGTACCTGTTTGGCCTAAAGCACCAATTAAACCAGGAGAAACAGGAGATATTCAAGTAAAATTTAATACTTCTGGTAAACCAAACAGACAAATGAAAACAATTACCTTATCTACCAATACAGAATCTGGGAGAGAAGTTCTTACATTAAAAGGTTCTGTAACGCCAAAAGCAAAATAA
- the nusB gene encoding transcription antitermination factor NusB: MINRRHIRVKVMQSVYAMLQSHNDDIIREEKFLKHSILKMFDLYVLNLQLLVEVQKLSAKKIALSKKKILATEEELRPNTKFLNNRLINLIAESVSIEGYVELNNLRNWDEDSEYVKIILDELQKSDLYKKYLDNKEDSYKVDKIFVIDFFKEIVAPNEKLGEYYEDTMISWADDIPFVNTWVVKSLSKQKETSIFVLGNLYKDKDDEEFVSELFKKTVLKNAEYEKDITEKTPNWETDRIADIDMILIKMAMTEFLNFPSIPTRVTINEYIEVSKDYSTEKSSYFINGVLDKISKEFIQNKRIVKIGRGLL; encoded by the coding sequence ATGATTAACAGAAGACATATTCGAGTTAAAGTAATGCAATCTGTATACGCAATGTTGCAATCTCATAATGATGATATTATTAGAGAAGAAAAGTTTTTAAAACATAGTATTTTAAAAATGTTCGATTTGTATGTTTTAAACCTACAATTGTTGGTAGAAGTTCAAAAATTATCAGCAAAAAAAATAGCACTTTCTAAAAAGAAAATTCTTGCTACAGAAGAAGAATTAAGACCCAATACCAAATTTTTAAACAATAGACTAATAAACCTTATTGCAGAAAGTGTAAGCATTGAGGGGTATGTTGAGTTAAACAATTTAAGAAATTGGGATGAAGATTCAGAATACGTAAAAATTATTTTAGATGAATTGCAAAAAAGCGATTTATATAAAAAATATTTAGACAATAAAGAAGATTCTTACAAAGTAGATAAAATTTTTGTAATAGATTTTTTCAAAGAAATTGTTGCTCCTAATGAAAAATTAGGTGAATATTATGAAGATACAATGATTTCTTGGGCAGATGATATTCCGTTTGTAAATACGTGGGTTGTTAAATCTTTAAGCAAACAGAAAGAAACATCAATTTTTGTATTAGGCAACTTGTATAAAGATAAAGATGATGAAGAATTTGTGTCTGAATTATTCAAAAAAACGGTTCTTAAAAACGCCGAATATGAAAAAGATATAACTGAAAAGACACCAAATTGGGAAACAGACAGAATTGCAGACATAGACATGATTTTAATAAAAATGGCTATGACAGAATTCCTTAATTTTCCATCTATACCAACAAGAGTTACTATTAATGAATACATAGAGGTTTCTAAAGATTACTCTACAGAAAAAAGCAGTTATTTTATAAATGGAGTTTTAGATAAAATTTCTAAAGAGTTTATTCAAAATAAAAGAATTGTTAAAATAGGTAGAGGATTACTTTAA
- the coaE gene encoding dephospho-CoA kinase (Dephospho-CoA kinase (CoaE) performs the final step in coenzyme A biosynthesis.) gives MIVGLTGGIGSGKTTVTNFFSEFDTVAIYIADIEAKKLMVSSSIIKSKIINEFGEKAYLKNELNRSLLAEIVFKDKDKLAILNKIVHPEVKKHFQEFALQNKNKDYILYENAILFESKSNLFCNLIISVFVPLNERILRVTSRDNTTKEEVLKRINNQWLEDKKLLQSNYIIYNNSLDKTKSQANNIHNILTKKANMI, from the coding sequence ATGATTGTTGGTTTAACAGGTGGTATTGGTAGCGGAAAAACTACAGTAACAAATTTTTTTTCAGAATTTGATACTGTTGCTATTTATATTGCAGATATAGAGGCTAAAAAGTTAATGGTTTCCTCTAGTATTATAAAATCTAAAATTATTAATGAATTTGGAGAAAAAGCTTATTTAAAGAATGAGTTAAATAGATCTCTTTTAGCAGAAATTGTTTTTAAAGACAAAGATAAACTAGCTATTTTAAACAAAATTGTTCATCCAGAAGTAAAAAAACACTTTCAAGAATTCGCTCTTCAAAATAAAAATAAAGATTATATTTTATATGAAAATGCAATTCTTTTCGAAAGTAAAAGCAATTTATTTTGCAATCTTATAATTTCTGTTTTTGTACCTTTAAACGAAAGAATTTTACGCGTAACTTCACGAGATAATACAACAAAAGAAGAAGTATTAAAACGAATAAATAATCAATGGTTAGAAGATAAAAAATTACTTCAATCTAACTATATTATTTATAATAATTCTCTTGACAAAACTAAAAGTCAAGCTAATAATATTCATAATATTTTAACAAAAAAGGCTAATATGATTTAA
- a CDS encoding PUR family DNA/RNA-binding protein, which yields MAERVEQEEIFSQVLRAGRRTYFFDVRATKADDYYLTVTESKKFTHDDGTFHYQKHKIYLYKEDFTDFHEMLKKATDYIITEKGDEVISERHQKDFKKEENTEETPSTDNFTDVSFDDI from the coding sequence ATGGCAGAGAGAGTTGAACAGGAAGAAATTTTTTCACAGGTATTAAGAGCTGGAAGAAGAACCTATTTTTTTGATGTAAGAGCTACAAAAGCAGACGATTATTATTTAACTGTTACAGAAAGTAAAAAGTTTACACATGATGATGGTACTTTTCATTATCAAAAACATAAAATTTATTTATACAAAGAAGATTTTACCGATTTTCATGAAATGCTAAAAAAAGCTACAGATTATATTATTACTGAAAAAGGTGATGAAGTAATTAGTGAGCGTCATCAAAAAGATTTTAAGAAAGAAGAAAATACTGAAGAAACTCCGTCTACGGATAATTTTACAGACGTTTCTTTCGACGATATTTAA
- a CDS encoding sensor histidine kinase yields the protein MGKKMFVLIVVLMSISLMGIIAVQVYWINNALESKKEQFKNDVQKSLGSVSEKINDREEAQFEKQIEGIIENKGLADNAQIKNYLFQQIDTTTKQKFTFGATILEENFKLPTDFLDNDSIIFTRVSGKKDFFQSRLIKGVDNPFDNTDQQRFSFTKRLTSIEKVQFSEFFRDVNSKKPIYQRISNRELSDIIKEELEKKNIYLDFKYGVYSKDGLATKLKSGYYTINKKDSYAYPLFFNTNGELDYELYVTFPTKNEHILSGITGILLLSLFFIFIIIVAFSSSLYQLIRQKKISEIKTDFINNMTHEFKTPIATINLALDSIKNPKIINDNEKVLRYVQMIRDENKRMHSQVENVLRISRLEKNQLDISKETIDMHDILEDGIMHVSLLIDDKKGSVETHFEAITTEIPGNQFHLTNVIVNILENGIKYTVGPPKIDVYTESTNKFFILKIKDEGIGMSKAVQKQVFNKFYREQKGNIHDVKGHGLGLAYVKEIVEKHHGTVFVESEKGKGSIFTVKLPLI from the coding sequence ATGGGCAAAAAAATGTTTGTTCTTATCGTAGTTTTAATGAGCATTTCTTTGATGGGAATTATTGCTGTACAAGTCTATTGGATTAACAATGCACTTGAAAGCAAAAAGGAACAATTTAAGAATGATGTTCAGAAATCTTTGGGTAGTGTTTCCGAAAAAATTAATGATAGAGAAGAAGCTCAATTTGAAAAGCAGATTGAAGGTATTATTGAGAATAAAGGTTTGGCAGATAATGCCCAAATTAAAAATTATCTTTTTCAGCAAATAGACACAACAACAAAGCAAAAATTCACATTTGGTGCAACAATTTTAGAAGAAAATTTTAAACTGCCTACAGACTTTTTAGATAACGATAGTATAATTTTTACTAGAGTTTCTGGGAAAAAAGACTTTTTTCAATCTAGATTAATAAAAGGTGTAGACAATCCTTTTGATAATACAGACCAACAGAGGTTTTCTTTTACAAAAAGATTAACTTCTATAGAAAAAGTTCAATTTTCAGAATTTTTTAGAGATGTAAATAGTAAAAAACCAATTTATCAGAGAATTAGTAACAGAGAATTAAGTGATATTATAAAAGAGGAGTTAGAAAAGAAAAATATTTATTTAGATTTTAAATATGGGGTTTATAGTAAAGATGGTTTAGCAACAAAACTAAAATCTGGCTATTATACAATTAATAAGAAAGATAGTTATGCTTACCCACTTTTTTTTAATACTAACGGAGAATTAGATTATGAATTATATGTTACGTTTCCAACCAAAAATGAGCATATATTATCCGGAATTACAGGTATTTTATTACTTTCTTTATTCTTCATTTTCATTATTATAGTTGCCTTTTCTAGTTCTTTGTATCAATTAATTAGACAGAAAAAAATATCAGAAATAAAAACAGATTTTATTAATAACATGACACACGAATTTAAAACGCCAATAGCAACCATTAATCTGGCTTTAGATTCTATAAAAAATCCTAAAATTATTAATGATAATGAAAAGGTATTGCGTTATGTGCAAATGATAAGAGATGAAAACAAGAGAATGCATTCTCAAGTAGAAAATGTATTAAGAATATCTAGATTAGAAAAAAATCAATTAGATATTAGTAAGGAAACCATAGACATGCACGACATTCTAGAAGATGGAATTATGCATGTAAGTTTATTAATTGACGACAAAAAAGGAAGTGTAGAAACACATTTTGAAGCTATTACAACAGAAATTCCAGGAAATCAATTTCATTTAACAAATGTTATTGTAAACATTTTAGAAAACGGAATTAAATACACAGTTGGTCCGCCAAAAATAGATGTTTACACAGAGAGTACTAATAAGTTTTTCATCTTAAAAATAAAAGATGAAGGAATAGGAATGAGTAAAGCTGTACAAAAACAAGTTTTTAACAAGTTCTACAGAGAGCAAAAAGGAAACATACACGATGTTAAAGGACATGGTTTAGGTTTAGCATATGTAAAAGAAATTGTAGAGAAACATCATGGAACAGTTTTTGTTGAAAGCGAAAAAGGAAAAGGAAGCATATTTACAGTAAAATTACCTTTAATATAA
- a CDS encoding CdaR family protein gives MKKVKRTSKKFIGFLLVSTLIWFLITLSKEYVTTITFPVVYKNLPQDKLLQVAPIKELDVLVKATGFKIIRSKFNKKQIALDASNLSKKSSKKYYFLTGNQKSTIQKQLLSQVELQEILLDTIYLNLGSLTSKKIPLSPNLDIKYHIGYDILEPIKIEPDSVIITGPESQIDKIKSINLKALKLSDVKSNFTEKVAIIKPGSKNIKLNFDSVTISGKVEKFTEGSFNIPFNVINLPEDTELNTLSKTVEVIFIVGLSNFNKIDKNSFVIECDFKVSQKNNLSYLIPKVVGKPDLIKSFRIVPNKIDFLIQK, from the coding sequence TTGAAAAAAGTAAAAAGAACATCAAAGAAATTTATTGGTTTTTTATTAGTTTCTACACTAATTTGGTTTTTAATAACGCTGTCTAAAGAATATGTAACTACTATTACTTTTCCTGTAGTTTATAAAAATTTGCCACAAGATAAATTGTTACAAGTAGCACCAATTAAAGAGTTAGATGTTTTGGTAAAAGCCACTGGATTTAAAATTATTAGATCTAAATTTAATAAAAAACAAATAGCGTTAGATGCAAGTAATTTATCTAAAAAATCTTCTAAAAAGTATTATTTCTTAACAGGGAACCAAAAAAGTACCATTCAAAAACAACTTTTATCTCAAGTAGAATTACAAGAAATTTTACTAGATACCATATATCTAAATTTAGGTAGTTTAACATCGAAAAAAATACCTTTATCACCTAATTTAGATATTAAATATCATATTGGTTACGATATTTTAGAACCTATTAAAATTGAACCAGATAGCGTCATTATAACTGGGCCAGAATCTCAAATAGATAAGATAAAATCTATCAATTTAAAGGCATTAAAGTTAAGTGATGTAAAATCTAATTTTACAGAGAAAGTAGCAATTATTAAACCAGGTTCTAAAAACATAAAATTAAATTTCGATTCTGTTACTATCTCTGGCAAAGTAGAAAAGTTTACAGAAGGTAGTTTTAATATTCCTTTTAATGTTATAAACCTTCCTGAAGACACAGAGCTAAACACGCTTTCTAAAACGGTAGAAGTGATTTTTATAGTTGGCCTATCTAACTTTAACAAAATCGATAAAAATTCATTTGTAATAGAATGTGATTTTAAAGTTTCTCAAAAAAATAACTTAAGTTATTTGATTCCGAAAGTTGTTGGAAAACCAGACTTAATAAAGAGTTTTAGAATAGTTCCTAATAAAATAGATTTTTTAATTCAGAAATAA